The sequence TTCCGCGTGCGGACGCACGAGAACTCGAGCCGCGAGACGGTCATTGGCCGGAACGACCAAGTTATTAACCGACCCCGCCGACACGTCTCCTATCGACGATGGCGGACACTGCGTCCCGAAGCGGGTGCACCGACGCGGGACACACCTCGCACGGAGCCGAACCGAACGACGAACAGTCGGAACTCGAGCCGGACGATATCTTCCACATCCTCCAGACCAGCCGTCGGCGCCACGTGCTCCGGTATCTCCGACGCGCGGGCGAGCCGATGACGCTTCGCGACCTCGCCGAGCGGATCGCCGCCGACGAACACGAGACGACCGTCGAGAACCTGACCTCCGATCAGCGCCAGCGGGTCTACATCTCCCTCTACCAGTCGCACCTGCCGAAACTCGACACGCGCGGGATCGTCGACTACAACAAGGATCGGGGGATCGTCGAGCCGACGCCGATGGCCGCCCAGTTCGATCCGTACCTCTCGGGACTCGAGTCGGAATCGACCGATCCGTGGCCGCATCGATACGCGGGAACGGTGGGCGGGTGTGCGCTGCTCGTGGTCGCGACGGCCGGCGGCCTGCTGCCGATTCCGTGGCTCGCGGTCTCGTCGGTCGTCCTCCTGGTGGTCGCCGCCGTAACGGCGATCCACTGGTATTCGGAACTGATCGCGTCCTAGACGACTGCGGCAGCTTCTCGCTACCGGATATCGCGACGGCGAAAGAGGAAGGAAGCGACCGACAACGCGGCGGCGCCCGACGAAGTCGACGACCGTCAGTCGGCGCGGGAGCCGAGCGCCGTCGTGTTCGGATCAGCGGCGATCTCGGTCTCGAGGACGCGGTGGGCGTAGAAGACGACCGAGAAATCCTGCGGGCTGGGAACCGAGCAGGCGAGCCAGCCGATCGCGACGGCCATCGCGATCGGCGAGTCGGCCGGGATGGCGCCCCCGAACCCGGCTGCGAAGACGGGAACGGCGAGGAGGACGGGCGCCAGCGCCGCGGCGCGAAGGTGGACTGCCGGTTCGCGACCGGTCGGCTGGGGCTCGACGACGGCCCACGGACAACACGTTAGCAGGCCGATGATGCCGTCGGTTCGGCCAGGGAGGTAGGAGACCGTGTGATCGATCCCGGCGAGCCGCAAGACGAGGGCGTGGGTCCACTCGTGGACCGCCAGTCCGACGACTACCGCGAGGGCGAGGGCGAGGGCGGCGACGACCACATCCGTACCGATCATGGGGGAGCGACGTGAGATGCACACCTGTTCGCTCGACCCGGTTCGGGTCGATAGTCATCTCACGCAACCGGTGAGACGAACCACCCGAGGAAGTCGATCCGGATTCACCTGTGGGTCCATTAAGTTCGGCGCGACGCCGCGGCGTCTCCGTTCCGCGTTCGCCGCCGGCAGCTGCCGCTCGGCAAGGGTTAAGTACTGTTGTGTGGCAACATCCGGCATGGTGTCTTCCCAACCACTGGAGTTCGGCCACGACGACCGGAGACGGATCTACGAGTACGTCGAGCGCCACGGGGCGGTCGATCCGGACGACGCCCGGTCAGAGCTGCGCATCGACCCCAGCGGCTTCCGCCACCACGTCGCGATCCTCAAACGCGACGGGCGCCTCGAGGCGGTGGACGGAACGCTCCGGGTGGTTCTCGACGCCGGCACCGAGGAGGAGTACGTCGCCGATGATCTCGAGTTCCACGTCCGGCCGGCCAGACAGGAAGACCTCTCGGGGATCGTCGGCGCGATCCGGCAGGTCGCCGAGGAGAAGACCTACATCGAGGCCGAGAGCGTCGCCGACGAGATCGACCACGAGGAGGCCCTGCTCCGGCACAACGAACTCGAGTCGCGGATGTTCTTCGTCGCGACCGTCGATCAGGACGTCGTCGGCTGGGTCCACCTCCACGCGCCGGAGTTGGAGAAGTTATCCCACACCGCCGAGCTCACCGTCGGCGTCCTGGAGGAGTACCGCGGCCACGGGCTCGGTTCGCACCTCCTCTCGCGGGGCCTCGAGTGGGCCGGCTCTCGGGGCTACGAGCGGGTCTACCAGAGCGTCCCCTCGAGCAACGACGACGCCGTCGCCTTCCTCGAAGCACACGACTGGGAAATCGAAGCGATCCGTGAGGATCACTATAAGCTCAACGGCCACTACGTCGACGAGGTGATGCTGGCTATCGAACTCTGAGTCGACAATTCGTTTTATATAACCATCCCTGAAACGGGGAGGTATGCGTTCTGCTACCCCCGCTCGGTTCGACCGAGTGGATTGGGGCGAATCGACCGCCGCGATCGTCGCCATGGGACTCGCGCTGGCGGTCGTCGGGATCGTCCGGACGCTCGAGACGCCGGTCTCACAGCCGGCCGTCGCGTTCGAACTGTTCGTCTCGTTGCTCGTTCCGACCGGGCTGGCCACCGGCGGCTACTGGCTGGCCAGCCGGAACGTCTCGTCGGATATCCGCTGGCGAGCCGTGACCCGGGTGTCGATCGGGATCGTCGTCGCCTGCGGGCTCGCCGCCTGGCTGACGGTGTACGTGGCCCTCGAGGGCGGCGCGATCCGCGATCCGCTCTCGCTGATGACGACGCTGGCCGCCGTCGGTGGTGCGACCGGCTTCGCCACCGCCGTCCGGGAGCCGCTGGGCGTCGCGTCGTCCGATTCGATCGCCCCTTCCGCCACCGCAGGTGCGGCCGAGACCGAGTCGACGGTCGAAACCGAACCGTCGGCTGCGGCCGAGCCGAACGAGGGCACCCCGCAGTCGTCAGCCGCGACCGGTTCGCCGATCGAACCGACGATGGAACGGCCGACGGCGGCCGCTGTCGCCACCATGACGACCGCGCTGGAGTCGACGACGACTGATATCGTCTCGTCGACCGATCGGTCGACCGACGGTGGGAGGGCTGATTCCGATGCGTCAACGACCGCCGGAACGGGGGTTGACGCCGAGGTATCGCAGACGGCCAGCGCGGCGGCCCCTTCGGAGTCGGAGGCGGGAGCGTCACCCGCCATCTGGAACGACACCAGTCCCAAGGGTCGAACCGCCGCTCCCGCGCGTCCCGTGGAGCCGTCCGAACCCGCGGCGAACGACGACCCCGTCCCCGATACGTTCGAGACACCTGGTCACGACGCGTTCGACGACGCTCCCGACTCGGCGGACCCCCTCGAGTCGCCGACGCCGAGACGCGATCCGGGCGTCGACGCCGTCGCGGCCGTTCCGTCGACGGTGGAAACGGTCCTCGAGGTGCTACAGAACGAACGATCTCGGCTCGCCTTGGCCGTCATCTACCACGAGTGGGACGGCCAGGCGCGCTCGGTCGACGCCCTCGCCCGCGCGGTCTCGTCCCACACGGACGACTCCGTCGACGTGGTTGCGACCGGGCTCAAACACGCGACGCTTCCCCGACTCGCCGAGATTCGGGCCGTCGACTGGGATCCCTACGCGGATCGCGTCTCGGCGTCGGACCACGCCGTCTTCGAAGAGGGGGTTCGCGAGACGTCCGTGCTGCTCGAGTCGTTCGAACCGGGAACGAGGTAACGACGGAACCGGCGGTCGATTCGGGTCGCTCCGCTCCGATACGCGGGACTCTCAGCTTCTTCGGCGATTTCGAACAGCTGATCGTAGCCTCGTCCTCGGACAACTGCCGCTCGATATCCTCGAGTTCCCCGCTGGTGACCGTCTCCGCGACGACGTCCATCACGACCCGCGCGTGGAAGGCGGCGTCGGCCTGGTCGTCCACGCCGATCTCCTCGCGCTCGGTGACGCGGTCGACGAACTCGTCGAAGTCGAACCGCTCGACGTCGTCGACCTCCTCGAGGAACCGGCCGAGTTCGTCGGGGAGTTGTGCGCCGAGGTTCTCGGCGTCGTCTGGCTGGATGCGCTCGGAAAGGGTCGTCAAGGTCGCCCGCGAAACGCTCAGCGCACCCTCTCGGGAGTCGAGCTGTGCGCGGTGCTAGACTTCGCCGATGAAGTCGTCGTACTGCATGTTCGACGGGGGCGTCGTCGGGGGAAAGCCGTGATCCCGTCAGTCGACGGTCGGCCGCTCAGCGCTCGTCCGTAGGCGCCGTCGGGTCGTCCGACGCCGCGGATGTTTCGCTGTCCGGAACCCGCTGGCCCCAGAAGCCGTCGTATTTTCGGACCTCGAGATCGCCCTCGACTCGTGTCTGGCACGACAGCCGGAGCCCGGCGTCGCGATCGTGCGGCGGGATCGCGAGGCGGCGCCGTTCGGCCGTGGTCGGTTCGCTCGCGTCGCCCTCGATCGCGACGGCGCAGGTCCCGCAGGTAGCGTGCCCGCGACAGTTGAGCCAGTTCGTGCGACCGTTGTGCGGCGACTCGTCCGCTTCGAGGAGGACATCGCGAAGGATCTGTCCTCGTTCACACTCGATTTCCCGTCCGCGAAACTCGATCGTCGGCATGCCGACCGATACGACGCGCAGCGGCTTCGTTCTTTGTCGCCCCGGCCGGTCACTCGAGTCGGACGCCTCTCGGCGGGTAGCGCCCGCCGTCGGAGAATTCCCAACCGAAAGGCAATTTTGCGCCACGCGAGTACCGAACGGTATGCTTTCGATCGCGCTTGCCGGAAAGCCCAACGCCGGCAAGTCCACGTTCTACACCGCGGCGACGATGGCCGACGTCGACGTCGCCAACTACCCCTTCACGACGATCGACGCCAACCGCGGCGTCAGCTACGTCCGGACCGAGTGTCCCTGCCTCGAGCGCGAGGAGCGCTGTAACGCCGACGACTGCGAGGACGGCAAGCGCTACGTCCCGATCGAACTGATCGACGTGGCGGGGCTGGTGCCGGGCGCCCACGAGGGGAAGGGGCTCGGAAATCAGTTCCTCGACGAACTCACCAACGCGGACGTGATCGTCAACGTGATCGACGCCTCCGGGGGGACCAACGAGAAGGGCGAACCCGTCGACATCGGCGAGCACGATCCGCTCGAGGACATCGACTTCGTCGAGGAGGAGATGGACCTCTGGCTGGCGGGCATCGTCGAGCGCAACTGGGAGTCCGTCGAGCGAAAGTCCCGCTCGCCCGACTTCGACATCGACGACGTTCTGGCGGACATGCTCTCGGGCTTTGGCGCCTCGCCCAAACAGATCGCCGTCGTCCTCCGGGAACTCGACTATCCCGAGGACCCGATCCAGTGGGAGGACGACCACCGCGAGGAACTCGCGCGGCTGGTCCGCGAGCGAACCAAACCGATCGTCGTCGCGGCGAACAAGATCGACGTCGCCCCCGAAGAGAACGTCGAGAAACTGCTCGACCTGGATAAGCCGGTTATCCCCACGACCGCCGAGGGAGAACTCGCGCTCCGCCGAGCCGCTGACAACGGGCTAGTCGACTACGACCCCGGCGACGAGACGCTCGCGCTCGGCGACGACGTCAACGACGCCCAACGCGGCGCCCTCGAGGACTTAGCGGAGACGATGGCCGAGCACGGCGGCACCGGCGTCCAGGGCGCGCTGAACTACGCGGTCTACGACCTGCTCGAGTACCTCACCGCCTACCCGGTCGAGGACGCCGCGAAGTGGTCCGACGGGAGCGGCAACATCCTGCCCGACGCCTTCCTGCTGCCCGACGGCTCGACGCCCGTCGATCTGGCCTACGCCGTCCACTCCGACATCGGCGACGGCTACCTCCACGCCGTCAACGCGAAGACGAACCGGGAGGTCGGCGAGGAGTACGAACTCGAGGAGAGCGACGTGATCAAGATCGTGAGCACTAACTGACAAAATACTAATAGATATGCCCTCCGCTTTTTATTTAATTGGGCTTAGCGGTCAGTACGGAGGACTCAATTACCAGTCCGGCCCATCATGATGGTCCATCACGATGTGGGCAAGAAGGTAGAGCGGTAATAGAAGGATCACCAATAGAGAGACACTCCCACCAATATCTCGAAAGATTTGGTTCGTGTCGACTGTGGCGGTTTCAAGAGTGATTATAGCCAATAAAAAAGTAATGAGCGCGAGAAACCAATCTGTTCTATTCATAAGTGAATTAATTACAATTCTCTGTTACAAAGATTCCGATTCGGTAAATACGCATCTGTAGTGATCGCGAAAGTCAGACCGAGTCGAAATAGAGTCTATACATTGTGTACATTGTGTGTACTCAGTTTTGGTGATCAAGATCGTGAGTACAAATTAGTACGGTTATCTTTCTCTGTGCTTTAACCGAGTGAGGTGGTCAGTACAGAGAATTAGTCCATCAGTGTCGTCGTTTCAGTCGCTCGAATTATTGACGGCAATCGAAGTCCTCCGGCGGCAGTCAGTAGGGCTCCGCCGAGAATAGTGAGATACCAACCCAGTGCGGGAACGAACATCGTAGTAAATCCAGTGAGTGAGGAACCGGATAGATAGTGCGCGCAAAATACCACCGTTCCAATACCCGTCAGAAGTGTAAGTGCAGTTTCTAACCGCTCGTGTGAACTGACTACACGGAAGCCGAGAACAAGCCCAACTAAACCGAGCAGGGCACAATCAAACGTCGAAAACCCTGCGTTCATGTAATTCTGGACAGACAGTACTTTAGCGTCTGGGGGGAGGTTCGGGTTAATTTTCAGCCACGGAAGGAATACCCCGATTGAAATGGCTATCACGCCCGAGCCTACTAAAATTCTGTCCCGACGCGAAACAGTCATATTTCCTCATATGATTGAGGGAGAGAAAACATTTTCCACATCCAAACTTCGTTTTTTCAACAGACAACTTCACAATGTCGCTTAGTCGGTGTTACGTATCTTTGAAACTACTGACAAATTCTCCATTACCATTTCGTTTGTAACTATAGTGAGCACGAAAGTCAGTCGAGCGTAGATCGAAATTTATGAGTTGTGTACACTGTGTTGACTCAGTATCGGTGATCAAGATCGTGAGCACGAATTAAGCGGAGACGAACACGTAACCGCTCTCGTTTCCCAGTTGTAGCCGAACGCGGCGATCAGTACAGCGGACCCCGTTACCGCCTCCAACGGTCGTAACCGAGACTCGCGCTCCCGATACCGAGTAACGCAACTGCGATCGCCACGATCGGCGTATCGCATCGATTCACGCCCCCGTCCGGCGAGTAGCCCATCCAGCCGCGGTGAAACTCGTAGAACTCGAACCCGTCGGGCGGCCCGTTGCCGGTGTACCCGATATCGGTACACGTCGAGACCGGTAACTCGGGGAACGAGAGGGCGATAAGGGTTGCTACAAGCAGTCCGCCCGAGAGACAGGCGACTGCGACTACGTCCAACCGGGTGGGCATCGATCGTAGTTACAATTCAGTGAACACACATCTTGTGTGAGGGCTCTATAGCTGTAATACTACTCAGTACCAGTGATTGGTATCGCGGGCACGGACGACCCTCAATCGACAGCCCTGTTCTCGCTTCCCGCCGATCCCGTCCGCCGTCTCCGCTCAGTCGGTTCGCTCGAGGCCGGTGATCTCGAACCGCGCGCCGCCGTCGGCGCCCTCGGTCACGCGGACGTCCCAGCCGTGGGCGTCGGCCACCTGTTCGACGATCGAGAGGCCGAACCCGGTTCCGTCCTCGGCGGTCGAGTAGCCGGACTCGAGCGCTCGTTCGCGTTGCGTCTCGGCGATTCCGTCGCCGTCGTCTTCCACGAAGAAGCCGTCCTCGAGTCCGCCGACGGCGACCGTTACGTCCGCGCCGCCGTGTTCGATCGCGTTCCGCATGAGGTTCTCGAAGAGCTGCCGGAGACGGCTTCGGTCGGCCCGAATTGTCCGGTCGAGATCGGCGACGAGCGTCGCCTCGGCGGTCGCGACGTGGTCCCAGCAGCACCGGGCGAACGCGTCGAGGGCGACCGGTTCCATCTCCCCGATTCGCTCGCCGTCGTTGGCCAGCGACAGTAGATCCGTGATCAACGCGCTCATCCGTTGGTGGGCCCGCCCGATCTCGTCGAGGTGCTCGCTGTCGCAGTCCTCCCGGGCCAGTTCCAGTCGGCCCTGAGCGATGGTGAGCGGGTTTCGGAGATCGTGGCTCGCGACGGACGCGAACTCCGCCAGTTGCTCCTCGCGCTCCTTGCGACTCGAGATGTCCCGTCCGATGCTCAACACCGCCGTCTCCCCCCGGTAGGAGATCATACTGGAACTGATCTCGACGGGGAACGTTTCCCCGGACTTCGTCTCGTGGACCGTCTCGAAGACCTGCACCTCGTTCTCCGGCATCTCCTCGATGAGGGCCGTGACTTCCTCGTCGTCGAGGCCCGCGTCGATCTCATGCGGGCGCATCGAACGCAGTTCCGCCTTCGAATAGCCGAGCGTTTCGACGGCGGCGTCGTTCACCGTCAGGAACGTCTGGTCGGGTCCGATAACCCAGGCCGTATCGTTCATCCCGTTGATCAGTTCCTCGTACTCCGCGCGGGCCTGCTCGAGGTCGCGTTCGCGCTCCTTTCGGTCGGTGATGTCCTGAACCGCGCCGCGGAGCGTGACGACCGTCCCGTCTTCGACTGTCGGAACGCCTTGAACGCGAAGCCAGCAGATCTCGTCGTCCGGTCGTCGCGCCCGCACTTCCATGTCGAAGGGGTCGCCGTAGTCGAGCGCCGCTTCGACGGCGCATTCGACGGCCGGGCGGTCGTCCTCGTGGTAGACTGAGAGGGCCTCCTCCAGCGAGGGCACCTCGTCGTACCCCAGCAGTTCGAAGAGGTGGTCCGTCCAGAACACGTCCCTCGTGTCCGTATCGAGCTCCCAGCCGCCGACGTCGGCGATGCGTTCGGTCTTCTCGAGGAGGTCGCTCGTCCGCTCGAGTTCCCGCTCGCGTCGCTTTCGGTCGGTGATGTCGCGGACGAAGCCGACGATTCGGGAGACGGTTTCGCCGTCGAAGACCGGTTTGGTCTCGACGCGAACCCACCGCCGTTCGCCATCGGGGCGAACCACGCGGTATTCCATCTCGTCTTCCGCACCGTTCGAGAGTCGCTCCATCGACCGGCGCACGCGCTCCCGGTCGTCGGGGTGGACGGCGTCGAGGAAGGACTCGGAATCCTCCCGAAGGGTGTCGATCGGCCGGCCCCAGATCGCTTCG comes from Haloterrigena salifodinae and encodes:
- a CDS encoding DUF7344 domain-containing protein, which translates into the protein MADTASRSGCTDAGHTSHGAEPNDEQSELEPDDIFHILQTSRRRHVLRYLRRAGEPMTLRDLAERIAADEHETTVENLTSDQRQRVYISLYQSHLPKLDTRGIVDYNKDRGIVEPTPMAAQFDPYLSGLESESTDPWPHRYAGTVGGCALLVVATAGGLLPIPWLAVSSVVLLVVAAVTAIHWYSELIAS
- a CDS encoding GNAT family N-acetyltransferase; the protein is MVSSQPLEFGHDDRRRIYEYVERHGAVDPDDARSELRIDPSGFRHHVAILKRDGRLEAVDGTLRVVLDAGTEEEYVADDLEFHVRPARQEDLSGIVGAIRQVAEEKTYIEAESVADEIDHEEALLRHNELESRMFFVATVDQDVVGWVHLHAPELEKLSHTAELTVGVLEEYRGHGLGSHLLSRGLEWAGSRGYERVYQSVPSSNDDAVAFLEAHDWEIEAIREDHYKLNGHYVDEVMLAIEL
- a CDS encoding 2Fe-2S iron-sulfur cluster-binding protein, whose product is MPTIEFRGREIECERGQILRDVLLEADESPHNGRTNWLNCRGHATCGTCAVAIEGDASEPTTAERRRLAIPPHDRDAGLRLSCQTRVEGDLEVRKYDGFWGQRVPDSETSAASDDPTAPTDER
- a CDS encoding redox-regulated ATPase YchF, with translation MLSIALAGKPNAGKSTFYTAATMADVDVANYPFTTIDANRGVSYVRTECPCLEREERCNADDCEDGKRYVPIELIDVAGLVPGAHEGKGLGNQFLDELTNADVIVNVIDASGGTNEKGEPVDIGEHDPLEDIDFVEEEMDLWLAGIVERNWESVERKSRSPDFDIDDVLADMLSGFGASPKQIAVVLRELDYPEDPIQWEDDHREELARLVRERTKPIVVAANKIDVAPEENVEKLLDLDKPVIPTTAEGELALRRAADNGLVDYDPGDETLALGDDVNDAQRGALEDLAETMAEHGGTGVQGALNYAVYDLLEYLTAYPVEDAAKWSDGSGNILPDAFLLPDGSTPVDLAYAVHSDIGDGYLHAVNAKTNREVGEEYELEESDVIKIVSTN
- a CDS encoding hybrid sensor histidine kinase/response regulator: MGDTVRILLVDGDPSLAELAATVLEREDDRFSVETVAGAGEGLAFLADHEVDCVVSDYDMPGRDGIAFLEAVRADYPDLPFLLFTGKGSEAVASEAISAGVTDYLQKESTTSQYAVLANRIANAVEQYRARRAIEDAERKLSQIAENTNDVLFLFDGDWSELLFVNSAYEAIWGRPIDTLREDSESFLDAVHPDDRERVRRSMERLSNGAEDEMEYRVVRPDGERRWVRVETKPVFDGETVSRIVGFVRDITDRKRRERELERTSDLLEKTERIADVGGWELDTDTRDVFWTDHLFELLGYDEVPSLEEALSVYHEDDRPAVECAVEAALDYGDPFDMEVRARRPDDEICWLRVQGVPTVEDGTVVTLRGAVQDITDRKERERDLEQARAEYEELINGMNDTAWVIGPDQTFLTVNDAAVETLGYSKAELRSMRPHEIDAGLDDEEVTALIEEMPENEVQVFETVHETKSGETFPVEISSSMISYRGETAVLSIGRDISSRKEREEQLAEFASVASHDLRNPLTIAQGRLELAREDCDSEHLDEIGRAHQRMSALITDLLSLANDGERIGEMEPVALDAFARCCWDHVATAEATLVADLDRTIRADRSRLRQLFENLMRNAIEHGGADVTVAVGGLEDGFFVEDDGDGIAETQRERALESGYSTAEDGTGFGLSIVEQVADAHGWDVRVTEGADGGARFEITGLERTD